In Cotesia glomerata isolate CgM1 linkage group LG1, MPM_Cglom_v2.3, whole genome shotgun sequence, one genomic interval encodes:
- the LOC123269809 gene encoding uncharacterized protein LOC123269809 produces the protein MQRELDSVICPYDRSHIIDRSRLQRHLVKCSKNFPPNYKETCPFNATHLMSESELKIHIKNCPDRKYIDHDQFRFVLKNHGSINSLPPSIAESSIDHYDESWNDCLSDAFTATSIVSENSDIVSPMPKLRKPKGRSEICMVEYTEESNAEDIDSVVSSAYAQGRGKFIQQRQKAENLSRVGRRLKPITDDLEMGASAITDVEDTESVVSFVNGVGRGQIYGFTGRKYVTKYDSDTDDSRSTISTIGRGKPFRL, from the exons ATGCAGAGAGAATTGGATTCTGTAATTTGTCCTTATGACAGAAGTCATATAATTGATCGATCAAGATTGCAACGGCACTTGGTTAAATGCTCAaag AATTTTCCGCCTAATTACAAAGAAACATGTCCATTTAATGCTACGCACTTGATGTCGGAATCTGAATTGAAAAtacacataaaaaattgtccAGACAGAAAATATATCGATCATGATCAATTTC GTTTTGTATTGAAAAATCATGGATCAATCAATTCTTTGCCACCTTCCATTGCTGAAAGTAGTATTGACCATTACGACGAATCATGGAATGACTGTTTGTCAGATGCCTTCACTGCTACATCAATTGTTAGCGAAAATTCTGATATAGTTAG CCCAATGCCCAAATTGAGAAAACCTAAGGGACGATCCGAAATTTGTATGGTGGAATATACCGAAGAATCAAATGCTGAAGACATCGATTCTGTTGTTAGCAGTGCGTACGCCCAAGGTCGTGGAAAATTTATACAACAAAGACAGAAAGCCGAAAATTTATCAAGAGTTGGTAGACGTTTAAAACCAATTACTGATGACTTGGAAATGGGAGCATCGGCGATTACTGACGTCGAAGATACCGAGTCTGTTGTTAGTTTTGTTAACGGTGTAGGTCGTGGACAAATTTATGGTTTTACAGGAAGAAAATATGTCACTAAATATGATAGTGATACTGATGATTCGAGATCTACTATTAGTACCATCGGTCGTGGCAAACCAtttagactttaa